TATTACTTAGGACCTATGTTCCGTTATGAACGTAAACAAAAAGGACGTTATCGCCAATTTACTCAATTTGGTGTTGAAGCAATTGGTGCTGAAAATCCAAGTATAGATGCGGAAATTTTAGCTATGGCAGTACACATCTATGAGTCATTTGGGTTACAACATTTAAAATTAGTTATTAACAGCATCGGTGATATCGAATCAAGAAAAGAATACAATGATGCGTTAGTTAAACATTTCGAACCTGTAATCGGTGACTTTTGTAGTGATTGCCAATCAAGATTACACACAAATCCAATGAGAATACTTGATTGTAAAGTAGATAAAGATAAAGAAGCAGTAAAAAATGCACCGCGCATTACTGAATATTTAAATGAAGCATCTACTAAATATTACAATGAAGTAAAACAGCACTTAGATCGTCTAGGTATTCGTTACGAAGAAGATCCTAATTTAGTTAGAGGTTTAGATTATTATACACACACTGCTTTTGAGTTAATGATTGATAATCCTAATTATGATGGCGCTATAACTACACTTTGTGGTGGCGGACGTTATAATGGGTTATTAGAATTATTAGATGGGCCAAATCAGACAGGTATTGGGTTTGCATTAAGTATTGAACGCTTATTATTAGCCCTAGAAGAAGAAAATATCGAATTAGATGTAGATAATGACTTCGATTTATTTATTGTTACGATGGGTAAAGAAGCTGATGATTATGCCGTTAAATTATTAAATGATTTACGTAAACAAGGCGTTAAAGCTGACAAAGATTACATGGATCGCAAAATTAAAGGCCAAATGAAACAAGCAGATCGCTTAAATGCAGATTATACAATCGTTATTGGCGACCAAGAGTTAGAAAATAACCAAGTAGCCATAAAAGATATGACAACTGGTGAAAGTGAATCAATACAATTAGATAGCGTAGGAGCATACTTTAATAAATAAGGAGAATATAAAATGAGTAAACGAACAACTTACTGTGGATTAGTTACAGAATCATTATTAGACCAAGAAGTAACATTAAAGGGTTGGGTTCACAACCGTAGAGACTTAGGTGGATTAATTTTTATTGATTTAAGAGACCGTGAAGGTTATGTACAAATTGTGTTTAATCCTTCATTCTCTGAAGAAGCATTACAAACAGCTGAATCAGTACGTTCAGAATATGTTGTAGAAGTAACAGGACTTGTGAAAAAAAGAGAACCAGAAACTGTAAATCCTAAAATTGCTACTGGTCAAGTTGAAGTGCAAGTTTCTGATATTAATGTTATTAATAAAGCAGAAACACCACCATTTTCTTTAAATGAAGAAAATCAAAATGTAGACGAAAATATTCGTTTAAAATATAGATATTTAGACTTAAGAAGACAAGAATTAGCTCAAACATTCAAGATGCGTCATCAAACAACAAAGGCAGTACGTAATTATTTAGACGATGCTGGTTTTTATGACATTGAAACACCTGTATTAACAAAATCAACTCCTGAGGGTGCACGTGACTATTTAGTGCCTTCTCGTGTACACGACGGTGAATTTTATGCATTACCACAATCACCACAAATTTTTAAACAGTTATTGATGATAAGTGGTTTTGACAAATACTACCAAATCGTTAAATGTTTTAGAGACGAAGATTTACGTGCTGACAGACAACCAGAATTTACTCAAATCGATATCGAAATGAGCTTTGTTGATCAAGAAGATGTTATTGAAATGGGCGAAGAAATGCTGAAAAAAGTCGTGAAAGACGTTAAAGGCATTGATTTACAAGAACAATTCCCACGTATGACTTATGACGAAGCGATGAGAAGATATGGTTCAGATAAGCCAGATACACGTTTTGACATGGAATTAATTGATGTATCTGAATTAGGTAAAGTTATGGACTTTAAAGTGTTTAATAGCGCAGTTGAAAAAGGTGGACAAGTTAAAGCTATCGTTGCCAAAGGTGCTGCTGACCAATACACACGAAAAGATATAGATGGATTAACTGAATTTGTAAATATCTATGGTGCTAAAGGTTTAGCATGGGTTAAAGTTGTAGAAGATGGCGTAAGTGGTCCAATAGGACGTTTCTTTGAAGATGATCACGTTGCTACTTTACAAAGCCTAACAGGTGCCGAAGCAGGTGACTTAGTCCTATTCGTAGCAGATTCACAAAGTGTCGTATCACAAAGTTTAGGTGCATTACGTGTGAAATTAGCTCGAGAATTAGGCTTAATTGACGAAAGTAAATTGAACTTCTTATGGGTAACTGATTGGCCATTATTAGAATATGATGAAGAATCTAAACGTTATGTAGCTGCTCACCATCCTTTCACTGCACCAAAAGATGAACATATAGATAAATTGTCTACAGAACCTGAAAACGTGCAAGCTAAAGCATATGACATTGTGTTAAATGGTTATGAGCTTGGCGGTGGTTCAATAAGAATTCACGAAGGCGACTTACAAGCTAAAATGTTCGAAGCTTTAGGTTTCACAGAGGAACAGACAAGAGAGCAATTTGGTTTCTTATTAGATGCATTCAAATATGGTGCGCCACCACATGGCGGTATCGCTTTAGGTCTTGATAGATTAGTAATGTTATTAACAAACAGAACAAATCTTAGAGATACAATTGCATTCCCTAAAACTGCATCAGCTACATGTCTATTAACTGATGCACCTAGCGAAGTATCTGATAAACAATTAGAAGAGTTGTCATTACGCATTAGACATTAATTAGATGCGAGTTTAAATTCTTGCCATTACAAAAAATTGTGGTATGATATATTCATAAGATAGTCATCTGTAATGTTCGTATGTTTGCTTTTTAATTTGGGCCTAACACTCTTTGATCAGGGAGCCCAATGGGTTTTCTTGTAGCGCAAACGCCTCTAGGAGGACTTGCAAAACAAGAAACAGGGCACCCACCTGTATATAGCAGGCCGAATGATCAAGCTACTTATAACTACGGCATATACGGACTCTATCGGTACGCAAGACTTACGTCTTGCGTATTTTTTTGTTTAAATAAAAATTATGAGTAAAAATATGAGTGAATTTCATGTATAATCTTAACTATTAAAATAGAGAAAAAGAGGAGTATTGTTATGAAGCATCAATTTTCAAGAAATGAATTGGCTTATGGTCAAGAAGGTTTGGATTTATTAAAAGAACAAACCGTAGTTGTACTAGGGGTTGGCGGTGTAGGTTCATTTGCTGCTGAAGCTTTGGCAAGAACTAACATAGGTCATATTATACTTATTGATAAAGATGATGTTGATATTACAAACGTAAACCGTCAGTTACATGCTTTAACATCTACTATAGGACAAAGTAAAGTTACATTGATGGAAGAACGTATTAAGTTGATAAATCCTGATTGCAAAGTAACTTCTTTACATATGTTCTATACAGAAGATACTTACGAAGAACTATTCGAACAATATGATATAGATTACTTTATAGATGCGAGTGACACTATTATGTATAAAGTACATTTAATGGAACAGTGTTTAAATAGAGGTATAAAAGTGATTTCAAGTATGGGTGCAGCAAATAAAACAGATCCAACAAGATTTCAAATTGAAGATATTTCTAAAACGCACACTGATAGAATGGCCCGCATTATTCGTCAGAAATTAAAGAAAAAAGGTATCCGCAAAGGTATACCTGTAGTTTTTTCAGATGAAAGTCCAATAATTATTAGAGAAGATGTTAAGGCGACTGTAGGTGATGAAAATGCACCAACTAGAAAAGCGCAAATTCCACCATCTTCTAATGCCTTTGTGCCAAGTGTTGTGGGTTTAATATGCGCAAGTTATGTTATTAATGATATAGTAAAAGATATTCCAGTAACTAGAATAAAAGACAAAGGCCAAGTGTAACTTTTTATAAATTAAAAACCGTTACTGCTCCTCATAAGGGTAGTAACGGTTTTTTTGTGTTATTTTGAATTTTGTTGTTGCGCTTGAGTAATGTTTTCATATATCGATTTAAATTGTTGTTCAGATTTTGAAGTTGTTTTTGGTTCATAATAAATTTTATTTTTAAGTTTATCAGGTAAATACTGTTGTGCAATAAATCCACTTTCGTGACTATGAGGATATTGATAACCTATAGCTCGACCTAATTCTTTTGCTCCTGAATAATGTCCATCTTTTAAATGGTCAGGTATTTGTCCGACATGGCCTTTTCTTATATCTGAAAGTGCTTTATCTATAGATGTTATCGCCGAATTTGATTTAGGTGATAAGCATAACTCAATTACAGCCTGACTTAATGGGATACGTGCCTCAGGGAATCCGAGTCTTTCTGCTGCATCAATAGCGGCTAATGTCCGTTGACCTGCATTAGGAGAAGCTAAACCGACATCTTCAAAACTTATAACAAGTAAACGACGTGCAATCGTGGGTAAATCACCAGCTTCGATTAAACGCGCAAGATAGTGCAATGCGGCGTTCACGTCGCTACCACGAATCGACTTTTGAAATGCACTCATTACGTCATAATGCATATCTCCATCTTTATCACTAAGAAAAGCACCTCGTTGTAAACAATCTTTAGCATCCTGTAATGTAATGTGGCGCATATCTTCATTCACTTCTGAACTTAAGACTGCTAATTCCAAAGCGTTTAAGGCACTTCTAACGTCTCCTTGACTTTGTGTTGAAAAATATTCCATTGCATCATCATCGACTTGTGCGTTATAGCTTTTTAATCCTCTTTCATCGTCCTCCAAGGCTCTTTTGAGTGCTAAGTTCACATCTTCATCAGTTAGTGGGTATAATTCGAATATTTGAGCTCTTGAACGTATTGCTGGATTGATTGCATGGTATGGGTTTGAAGTAGTTGCACCAATCAATACGATTTTGCCATTTTCTAGGTGTGGTAATAAAAAATCTTGTTTCGTTTTATCTAATCTATGGATTTCATCTAATAGCAAAATTACTTGGCCAGACATTTTAGCTTCTTCAACTATAAGTTGCATATCTTTTTTAGTGTTAGAAACAGCATTTAACTGTCTGAATTTATATTGCGTACTCCCAGCAATTGCTTTAGCAATGCTCGTTTTACCAATGCCAGGTGGCCCATAAAAAATCATTGATGATAAACGTTTAGTGTCTACCATTCTTCTAATAATACCTGTTGGACCAACCAAATGTTGTTGGGAAATAATTTCGTCTATATTTTCTGGACGCATTCTTGCAGCTAATGGTTCATTAGTCACGTTGTTTCACACCTTTCTAATTCTATATTAACGCAAAAAATGATACTATGGGAATATATAAGTATTCGATTAAGTGAGGTTATACAATGAAAATTTCAACTAAAGGAAGATACGGACTAACTTTAATGATTTCCTTAGCTAAAAAAGAAGGGCAAGGTTGCGTATCATTAAAATCTATAGCAGAAGAAAATAATTTAAGTGATTTGTATTTAGAGCAACTTGTAGGTCCGCTAAGAAATGCAGGATTAATACGTAGCGTGCGTGGTGCTAAAGGCGGTTATCAATTAAGAGTGCCAGCAGAAGAAATAAGCGCTGGAGATATTATTCGACTTTTAGAAGGGCCTATTACATTCGTTGAAAGTATCGAGTCTGAGCCACCAGCACAAAAACAATTATGGATTAGAATGCGTGATGCAGTAAGAGATGTACTTGATAATACTACACTTAAATATTTAGCAGAATATAAAGAAACAGATAATCTAGACGGGTACATGTTCTATATTTAAAAAAATTAGAATTAATATGTTTATAACTTAATTATTGTGGTATTCAATTAGTATGTACACACTAAGGAGGTTATTATAATGGCTGATGAAAACAAATTTGAACAAGCTAAAGGTAATGTTAAAGAAACAGTAGGTAACGTTACTGATGATGACAAACTTGAAAAAGAAGGTAAGAAAGACAAAGGTTCAGGCAAAGCTAAAGAAGTTGTAGAAAATGCAAAAGATAAAGCTAACGATGTAATTGATAAATTTAAAAAATAATTATTAGATAAACAACAAAGGAGCCGATTAATATGGCAGAGAACTTCTTCGATAAAGCAAAAGAAGCAGCAAAAAATGTATCAGATAAATTAAAAGATACTGATAACGATAAAGCTAAACAAGCGAGTGAACAAATTGATAAATTCACTGGCGGTGGCGACAAAAAAGAAAGTGATCACAAAGATGAACATAAAGATCACAAAGATCACGATAAAAAATAATAACTAAAAAATGCCTACAGCTAATGAGTGCTGTAGGCATTTTTTAGTTATTATTCATTTCTGAAACTAATTTATTCAATCTCTTATATGAATCTAATTGTGCTTCTTGGTCGTAGATATAACTAATAGCCATTAATTCGTCTATATCACCATTTTCCGCAATAAAGTTCTGAAGTTTTTCTTTTACTGTTGCTTCAGAGCCAATAAGAGATTGTGACATACGTTGTTTTGCTAATTCAAATTCTCTAGGTGTTAATAATCCTTGTAAATCATCTGTTGGTGGTTGAACAGGTTGCATTCTACCACGTGTAATACTGACCATGACTTGTGCTTGTGTTGAAGCTAAATATTCGGCTTCTGCATCAGTTTCAGCTACGATCGCATTCAAACAAACAATCATATAAGGTTTGTCTAAAACATCAGATGGTTCGAATAATGACTTATATATTTCCATGGCATCTTGCATCTGTTGAGGGGCAAAATGACCAGCGAATACATATGGTAAACCTTTACGAGCAGCCAAATGAGCTGAATCAGTTGAAGAACCTAAAACATAAAGTGGAACATTTTTATCTACGGCTGGATAAGCACGAACATATCCTTGTTGATTAGCTGGACCAAAATAAGTTGCAAGTTGTTCAACTTCGTCTGGGAATTCGTATACGCCATTATGTTGATCTCGGCGTAAAGCGCTAGCAGTCATCATGTCTGTACCTGGCGCTCTACCAAGTCCTAAATCTACACGATTTGGAAATACGGTTGCCATAGTACCAAACTGCTCTGCGACGATTAATGGTGCATGGTTTGGCAACATGATACCACCAGATCCAACTTTAATAGAATGTGTATGTTCTAATGTATGTTGAATTAGTAATGCTGTAGCCGAACTAACCAAATTAGGGGCATTATGGTGTTCAGCTATCCAATATCTTTCGAAATTAAGCTTTTCAAGATTTTGAGCTAATTTGACCATATCATCAATTGCGTCTTTATCTGTTTGTCCTTCTCTAATAGGAACAAGATTTAGCGCGGATAACTTTATTTCTGTCATTTCAGTATCCTCCTTAGTAATAACTAATAATTGAAAGTATAACAGGCGACTGTGAACTTGCGTAAAAAATTGCTCACTGGTATAATATAGTAAATTTTAACGATAGGTGGCCTTAATAAGACAATGGATAAATCTCATAAGCAAATTTCAACTCAAATTCTTATAAAAAACGCGTGAGATATGTCATTGTCCAAGTTTATTAAAAAATAGGCTGTTATATTTATTTGAAAAGACATGCATATCTCCAAGAGAGCGAGGAATATGTTATGTCTTTTTATTATGCACGAAAACCGTTCGAACCATATGGCAAAACACTAATTGATAATATAAATATAAGTATAGAAGATGGGGAACATGTCGTTATCATTGGTAATAATGGCGTAGGAAAGACCTCATTATTAGCAAAAATCTATGAAACTTATAGTGATAATGCTTACTATATGGAACAAGATTTAACAAACTACAGAGAACTAACTGCGATAGATTACATTATTTCATTAGATTCAAATTTGTATCAGATGAAAATGAACTTAGAAGCCGATTTAAATGCTTTAGCCAAATATATTGAATATGATGGCTATGGCTTTGAACAGAAGATAGTGACTCAAGCGAAGCAATTTAAAATTACTGAAGATACTTTAACTAAACCACTTAAACATTTAAGTGGTGGCGAACAAACGAGGATAGCTATTATTAGAGCTATATTATCGCGACAAACATTGTTATTACTCGACGAACCAACAAACCATTTAGACAATGATATGGTAAAAGATTTATGTCGTTTTATTAATCATTCTACTCAAACCATTATAATGATTTCACATCATCGTACCTTTATTAACAATGTTGCAAGTCATATCATTGCTATTAATAATAAAGAAACCACAAAATATGAAGGTAATTATGATGATTATAAAAATATTACAGATTTAGCCATTAAATCTCAGAACAATGCTTACATTAAGCAACAACAACAGATTAAACAGTTAGAAAAAAATATTCAACGTGTCAAACAATGGCATGAATCATCTAGTGCACAGACTAGTGTGCGAGATCCAGTAGGACAGAAAAAATTAAGTAAACTTATGAAACGTGCTAAAACTAAAGAAACACAAACGCAGCAGCTTATAGCAAATAAGAATGTAACTAAGCCTACTTCGGATAATATTGCTCAAATTAAACTCTATAACGGGCAACAGTTTAACAATAGAAGCCTTTTCCAATTACATCAAATGAGTTATCAAAACGAACATGAAATATTATTTGATAATGTAGATATTACAATGAAAAAGGGGGAAAATGTTTTATTAACTGGACCGAACGGTAGTGGCAAATCGATGTTTGTAAAATTACTTACGGGGCTTATTCAGCCAACAAGCGGTACAATCAATATTTCACCGTCATTAGAAGTAGCATGCTTTGAGCAACAAAATAATAATTTAAACTTTGATAACACACCTATGGAAATGTTATTGGAACTGCCTAATATGACTCGGAGTAGTGCCCAAACAATTTTAAATGCATTTAATTTTGGCCATGATAGTTTATTTGAGAAGATCAGTAATCTTTCTATGGGTGAAAAAAGTAGACTTCAATTTGCATTATTATTTTTTGCAGAACCACATCTGCTTATTTTAGACGAACCAACTAATTATTTCGATATTCACACGCAAGAGTTAATCATGGAGATGTTAAAAGAATTTAGTGGCCAAGTATTATTAATTACACACGATGAATATTTAAAAAGTAAGTTTGCTGGGACACATTGGTATATTAAAGATTGCAAAATAATAAATTCAGCCTTACAACCTAAATTAGATGACGACGTGGATAGCACGTTGTCTTTATTAGAAGATTTTAAACATATAGATGAATTTGGTCATTACCAAACAGACGACTAGAAAAATTAGAAACATGGTGCTATCATTGGACCATTGATAAAATTGTGAGGAGTGTCGAAAAGTCATGGAAGTTTATGCAGATAATGCTGCAACCACACCGGTTAAACAGCCAGTAATTGATAAAATGATGGAACTTTATACTTTACATTATGGTAATCCATCTTCAATTCATAGTATTGGTAGAGATGCACGTAAATATTTAGACGAATCACGTAGAGCAATTGCTCAAATGTTAGGTGCTAAAACGAACGAAGTTATATTTACAAGTGGCGCTACTGAATCTAATAATACAGCGATTAAAGGTATTGCTTATAAGCATCAACATAAAGGTAAGCATCTTATTACATCAAAAATTGAACATCATTCTGTATTACATGTCTTTGAACAACTTGAAAACGAAGGATTCACTGTAACTTATCTTGATGTAGACGAACAAGGCATTATCGACATTGAACAATTGAAAAATGCTATAACGAATGACACAATTTTAGTATCAATTATGTTTGTTAATAATGAAGTAGGTACTGTGCAACCTATGTATGAAATAGATGATATCGTCAAAAACTCAAATGCAATGTTTCATGTTGATGCTGTGCAGGCGATAGGTCATTTGGATATAGATTTTAACGAATTTAGCATTGATTCTATGAGTATTACTGCACATAAATTTGGTGGGCCTAAAGGTATTGGCGTATTATTAGTTAAAGAAGGTACAATGATGCGTTATATGCAACTAGGTGGAGAACAAGAAACCAAGCGTCGTGCAGGTACAGAAAATATCCCTCAAATTGCGGGACTAACAGAAGCATTAAAGCTAGCCACAGATAATTTGGATGACAATAACGTACACTTAATGTCATTGAAAAATTTGTTTTTAGTTAAATTACAAGAAAGATCAGTACCATTTGAAGTGAATGGATCGATGGTAGATACGACTGGTCACGTAGTAAACTTATATTTTCCGTTTATAGATGTTGAAACAATGCTGACATTATTAGATTTGTCTAATATATATGTTTCTTCAGGTTCAGCATGCACAGCAGGATCTACGACACCTTCGCATGTATTAGCGGCAATGTACGATGACGATGAGCGAGCAAAACATTCAGTAAGGTTTAGTTTTAATGAATTAAATACAGAGGCAGAAATCAAATATATAGCGATGGAAATTCACAAAATCTATCATAAATTTAAGGAGGAATAATAGTTGGGCAATGAAAATACACGTGTAGTTGTTGGTATGTCAGGTGGTGTTGATAGTTCCGTTACAGCGCATTTATTAAAAGAGCAAGGTTATGATGTCATTGGCATCTTTATGAAAAATTGGGACGATACAGATGAAAATGGCGTATGTACAGCGACAGAAGATTATAATGATGTCATTGCAGTTTGTAATCAAATTGGTATCCCGTATTATGCGGTCAATTTTGAACAACAATACTGGGATAAAGTATTCACATACTTCCTAGATGAATATAAAAAAGGTAGAACACCAAATCCAGATGTAATGTGTAATAAAGAAATTAAATTTAAAGCATTTTTAGAACATGCACTTAAACTAGGTGCAGATTTTGTAGCAACAGGTCATTATGCCCGCATTAAACGACATGAAGATGGTCATGTAGAAATGTTAAGAGGCGTTGACAATAATAAAGACCAAACTTATTTCTTAAACCAATTATCTCAAGAACAATTATCAAAAGTTATGTTCCCTATTGGAGATATTGATAAAAAAGAAGTTAGAAAAATAGCAGAAGAACAAAACTTAGCCACTGCTAAGAAAAAAGATTCAACTGGTATTTGTTTCATTGGTGAAAGAAACTTCAAAACATTTTTATCACAATATTTACCGGCTCAAGCAGGTAAAATGGTAACATTAAATGGCGAAGTTAAAGGTGAACACGGTGGTTTGATGTATTATACGATTGGCCAACGTCATGGTCTAGGTATAGGTGGCGATGGTGACCCATGGTTCGTAGTAGGTAAAAACTTAGAAGAAAACGTACTTTATGTTGAACAAGGTTTTGACCACGATGCACTTTATAGTGATTATTTAATTGCTTCAGACATCTCATTCGTAAATGATGTAGATTTAACAAATGGCTTTGAATGTACTGCTAAATTTAGATATCGTCAAAAAGATACAAAAGTATTTGTACAAAAAGAATCAGATAATGCAATACGTGTTACTTTTGATGTGCCAGTACGTGCAATTACTCCAGGTCAAGCAGTCGTATTTTATGACGGCGAAGTTTGTTTAGGTGGAGCAACAATTGACGACGTTTATAAAAATTCTGGTCAATTAAGTTACGTAGTATAATAGAAAATTTCAATATAGAGATTGAGAAGTAAATGTTTACTAAAATCAAATGTGTAATGCTTGTAATATGCATTCATTATTTAAGTGAAACATATTATTTCTCATTCTCTTTTTTTGTTAAAAACTATCTAACTATTTTAATATAATGTTATACTAAACTATTAGAAATGGGGTATCGAGCATGGAACAAGAAGAAATTTATAATTATATTAAACAAGGTCAAAATGATAAGGCGTTACAAGCTTTATTTGATAATATAGAAAATAACCCACAAGAAATAGAAAATTACATCAATGCAGGTATATTAATAGCAGAAGCGGGCGAAATTGAACATGCTGAAACATTTTTCCAAAAAGCATTAACAATAGATGCTGAGAACGGTGCTGTTTATTATAATTTAGCAAATGTATATTATAATGAAGGTCGTTTTAATGAAGCTATCAAGTTATATCAAACTGCATTACAACATGCCAAAGATGGTTTAGTGGATAAGATTGACGCAAATTATATGATAGGTATGTCATTTAACCAACTTGAATCATTTAAACAAGCGATGCCATTTTTAATGACGGCAGCTGAAGCGGATGACCGACAAGATGTGGAAGTTCAATTCCAATATGGTTTAGTATTATGTCATTTAGAGATGTTTGATCAAGCAATTGAACAATTAAATTACGTATTAACATTAGACAATGAACACGTTGATGCGCTTTATAATTTAGGTTTAGCTACATATATGAGTACTGAAAACGTTGATGATGCTTTAAATTACTTTAATAAAGCAGTAGCTATTAACCCGGAACACCATATGAGCCAACACGCGATAACAACTTTTAAATCAATTCAAGAGGAGGAGTAAAGCCATGGCTGATTCTACACTGTTTAACTATTCAATGGTTAAAGGCACAGTTGACGCAATTCTATTTCAAAATAAAGATAACTTTTATACTGTGTTAAAAGTCGATACAATTGAATCAAATGAAACCTTTGATAGTATGCCGACAGTTGTAGGATTTTTCCCTGAAGTGGTTGAAGGTGATGTTTATACTTTCAAAGGACAAGTCGCTACGCATCCCAAATATGGTAAACAACTAAAGGCCGAAACATTCGAAAAAGAGTTACCTCAAACAAAAGAAGCCATCGTCAGTTATCTTTCTAGTGATCTATTTAAAGGAATTGGTAAAAAAACTGCTCAAAATATTGTAAACGCCCTAGGTGAAAATACAATTTCAGATATTTTAAATGATGCAACAGTACTTGAAAAAGTGCCTGGCTTACCTAAGAAAAAACAACAACAAATTGCCGAACAAATCGCGAGTAATCAAGAAACTGAGCGAATTATCATTCGACTGCATGACTTAGGTTTCGGTCCTAAGTTAGCCATGAATATTTACCAAACATATCTCGGTGAAACTTTAAATGTAATTGAGAAGAGTCCGTATCAACTTGTTTATGATGTAAAAGGTATTGGTTTCAATAAGGCAGATGTATTAGCTAAAAATATTGGTATTCAATATAATGATCCTGAACGTATTAAAGCAGGTATTCTATATTTACTAGAAGAAGAATGTATTAAACAAGGTCATACTTATTTACCAAGCCAATTTTTAATAGATAACGTCCAGGATATGTTATCAAATCCACCAGCTGAAGAGATAGAAAGAAAGCAAATTGAAGCGCAAATCGATCAACTCGTGAATGATAGTAAATTAATACAACAAGAAGATCAGTTCGCTATTCCAAGTTTATATTACTCAGAAATTAAAAGTGTGCAAAATTTATATCGTAATTTCACATATACAAAGAAATTAAAAGATATAGAAACTTCAGAATTATTGTTAGAAATTGGAGATATTGAAGATAAGAACAATGTCAGCTATGCCGAATCTCAAA
The Staphylococcus kloosii genome window above contains:
- the sal gene encoding Sal family ABC-F type ribosomal protection protein → MSFYYARKPFEPYGKTLIDNINISIEDGEHVVIIGNNGVGKTSLLAKIYETYSDNAYYMEQDLTNYRELTAIDYIISLDSNLYQMKMNLEADLNALAKYIEYDGYGFEQKIVTQAKQFKITEDTLTKPLKHLSGGEQTRIAIIRAILSRQTLLLLDEPTNHLDNDMVKDLCRFINHSTQTIIMISHHRTFINNVASHIIAINNKETTKYEGNYDDYKNITDLAIKSQNNAYIKQQQQIKQLEKNIQRVKQWHESSSAQTSVRDPVGQKKLSKLMKRAKTKETQTQQLIANKNVTKPTSDNIAQIKLYNGQQFNNRSLFQLHQMSYQNEHEILFDNVDITMKKGENVLLTGPNGSGKSMFVKLLTGLIQPTSGTINISPSLEVACFEQQNNNLNFDNTPMEMLLELPNMTRSSAQTILNAFNFGHDSLFEKISNLSMGEKSRLQFALLFFAEPHLLILDEPTNYFDIHTQELIMEMLKEFSGQVLLITHDEYLKSKFAGTHWYIKDCKIINSALQPKLDDDVDSTLSLLEDFKHIDEFGHYQTDD
- a CDS encoding cysteine desulfurase family protein; this translates as MEVYADNAATTPVKQPVIDKMMELYTLHYGNPSSIHSIGRDARKYLDESRRAIAQMLGAKTNEVIFTSGATESNNTAIKGIAYKHQHKGKHLITSKIEHHSVLHVFEQLENEGFTVTYLDVDEQGIIDIEQLKNAITNDTILVSIMFVNNEVGTVQPMYEIDDIVKNSNAMFHVDAVQAIGHLDIDFNEFSIDSMSITAHKFGGPKGIGVLLVKEGTMMRYMQLGGEQETKRRAGTENIPQIAGLTEALKLATDNLDDNNVHLMSLKNLFLVKLQERSVPFEVNGSMVDTTGHVVNLYFPFIDVETMLTLLDLSNIYVSSGSACTAGSTTPSHVLAAMYDDDERAKHSVRFSFNELNTEAEIKYIAMEIHKIYHKFKEE
- the mnmA gene encoding tRNA 2-thiouridine(34) synthase MnmA, with protein sequence MGNENTRVVVGMSGGVDSSVTAHLLKEQGYDVIGIFMKNWDDTDENGVCTATEDYNDVIAVCNQIGIPYYAVNFEQQYWDKVFTYFLDEYKKGRTPNPDVMCNKEIKFKAFLEHALKLGADFVATGHYARIKRHEDGHVEMLRGVDNNKDQTYFLNQLSQEQLSKVMFPIGDIDKKEVRKIAEEQNLATAKKKDSTGICFIGERNFKTFLSQYLPAQAGKMVTLNGEVKGEHGGLMYYTIGQRHGLGIGGDGDPWFVVGKNLEENVLYVEQGFDHDALYSDYLIASDISFVNDVDLTNGFECTAKFRYRQKDTKVFVQKESDNAIRVTFDVPVRAITPGQAVVFYDGEVCLGGATIDDVYKNSGQLSYVV
- a CDS encoding tetratricopeptide repeat protein produces the protein MEQEEIYNYIKQGQNDKALQALFDNIENNPQEIENYINAGILIAEAGEIEHAETFFQKALTIDAENGAVYYNLANVYYNEGRFNEAIKLYQTALQHAKDGLVDKIDANYMIGMSFNQLESFKQAMPFLMTAAEADDRQDVEVQFQYGLVLCHLEMFDQAIEQLNYVLTLDNEHVDALYNLGLATYMSTENVDDALNYFNKAVAINPEHHMSQHAITTFKSIQEEE